A genome region from Mesorhizobium sp. B2-1-8 includes the following:
- a CDS encoding LysR family transcriptional regulator, whose protein sequence is MPLRFTLRQLEYFVAVGEAGSIAKAAEQVNVSPPSISASIAQLEAEFGVQLFVRKHSHALALTAGGRLFLKEAARLLNDADALHDIAGDIAEKVRGPLAIGCLLTFAQIVLPALRKKFEDAYPDVRVRQFERNQGQLFEMLQRGEIDAALTYDLELSQDMTFEPLMQLPAYVMLPAAHRLAAKAGITAEELVDEPMVLLDLPYSREYFLSAFQPRGLRPKIVERTGDIAVMRSMVANGFGYGIANMRPLNTMSPDGKLLVFVPLLGDLRPLTIGIALPNAEHRTLTVQAFIDHCRRFVVEQGVFGTERVVK, encoded by the coding sequence ATGCCGCTCCGCTTCACGCTCAGACAACTCGAATATTTCGTCGCCGTTGGCGAAGCGGGTTCGATCGCCAAGGCGGCCGAGCAGGTGAATGTCTCGCCGCCGTCGATCTCGGCGTCGATCGCTCAGCTCGAAGCCGAGTTCGGTGTCCAGCTTTTCGTGCGCAAGCACTCGCATGCCCTGGCGCTGACCGCGGGCGGGCGCCTGTTCCTAAAAGAAGCCGCGCGCCTGCTCAACGACGCGGACGCGCTGCACGATATCGCCGGTGATATCGCCGAAAAGGTGCGCGGACCGCTGGCGATCGGCTGCCTGCTCACTTTCGCGCAGATCGTGCTGCCGGCGTTGCGCAAGAAATTCGAGGACGCCTATCCCGATGTGCGCGTCAGGCAATTCGAGCGCAACCAGGGACAATTGTTCGAGATGCTTCAGCGTGGCGAGATAGACGCCGCGCTGACCTACGATCTGGAGCTGTCGCAAGACATGACCTTCGAGCCGCTGATGCAGTTGCCGGCCTATGTGATGCTGCCGGCCGCGCATCGCCTGGCGGCAAAGGCAGGCATCACAGCCGAGGAACTGGTCGATGAGCCGATGGTGCTGCTCGATCTGCCCTACAGCAGGGAATATTTCCTGTCGGCTTTCCAGCCCAGGGGCCTGCGGCCCAAGATCGTCGAGCGCACCGGCGACATCGCCGTGATGCGCTCGATGGTCGCCAATGGCTTCGGCTACGGCATCGCCAATATGCGGCCGCTCAACACCATGTCGCCGGACGGGAAATTACTGGTCTTCGTGCCTTTGCTGGGCGACCTCCGACCGCTCACAATAGGAATTGCCTTGCCGAACGCCGAGCATCGCACGCTGACAGTGCAGGCCTTCATCGACCACTGCCGCCGCTTCGTCGTCGAGCAGGGCGTCTTCGGCACCGAACGGGTCGTGAAGTGA